A stretch of DNA from Carya illinoinensis cultivar Pawnee chromosome 12, C.illinoinensisPawnee_v1, whole genome shotgun sequence:
TGATCATAACCCCAGGAAGCGATGAGTTTCTCACCCAACGGTAATCATGAATGtccctttttctttaaaaaaacggCATATGGGTTATCTTTGATCTAAGCTAAGAATGCAAGAACAACCAGAATCGAATCAATCAAATCAGCGAATTTATTGCACGGACTCACGGGAATTTCGAATTTAAAAATGATGACATGGACTTGCTTCATATATTCAACAAAATTAACGAACGAAGTcccagaaaataaaaacagacagagacagagagagaatatACCGGCGACTCCAGCTGCATCCTTACAGATTGTAAGAACAGAATACGAAATAGAATGAATCATCAAGAAGGAATGCTTCAGCACCAACTCTTCGTAAATCAACACAGGAAAAACAACGAAACCAAAGTTccaaaccaagtctttataTCGCAGTCACAGCACCCAAAACATTTGTGTTTTCTCTCACAGAAAAGCAACTCGATAGGCCGCCGTCTGTCCGAGAAGATAAAACACTCTATATTGAAAAAGATCAGGGTCTCCTGGAGTTCCGCGAAGAAGGGTCTTGTTctctttatttaaagatttttttggtGAGGATGGGCTATTTCCCATGTGTGAAATTCATTCATCAACGctcccaaaaaaacaaaaaccagtaaaaacagaagaaacaaaacaaaattatacaTGGACGGTCTTTCTTCGGATGATAGGTGCTGAGCTGGTTTGACAGCGATGGCTGTTTCTAACGTGTTTGTCCGCTGGAAAATGCAGAGATGCGTGGGAGTATAAACTAACGAGCATACGTAcagtatttttatgtattttttacctatgttattgatataattaattaaattaattttttaatatataattaattatattattagaatgtaTAAAAGAGTACTAAAAATACACGTAGACATTTTATAAACCTTGTTCTTCGTTCATTCTTATCCATTGTCCAATCCTTCTCAGAATGCAGTCAGATAAGATCTTTCAAATCTGTTTTAATTGACTATATTCTGTTTTTTATTCCTAAGATTCCTTTGAAAAAACttttcaacaaatatatatcaTTGTCATCCCATCTCTCCTTTACCTAATTTtggaaaattaaacaaataaatcaaGGACCAatagatttatatgaaaataacatGCTTTTTAGAGCTTTGTTGTATCATGTTTTTTcaaccaaaaatataaaaacttacTTCCTTTAAAACTGTAATTAATATTATCCTAATAAAAAAACATGTTTCCATGGTCTCTTTGTACAAGTAAGACCGTAAAAGTTAAAAGACAAGGAAAGGTTTTGATCGGGATGATTATTGAGTGCTGAAATTACAGTAACGCCTATACTTTGCCCTTTCAACACTAGGAgattttgaataaatataattatatattacaataatcAATTTTATTGTTATACATAATTACAATAAGAAAATTTCGCTTTTTCTGATATATAGAATAACCAATAGGTCATAATtagaacaataaaaattaacaatgcTATTGATATTTTTTGGAGTATTGAAGATGGCTGCACTTTGGggtttcattttaaaattcgaaactaatgaaatgagaaaaatataagtaccacatttttaatatatataattttttattttattgtaatatatatttagaaaaacatatttcaaatttcataaaatacagTATAATAAATACGTcacgattaaaataattttgtttaacGAAGAAATGCGTTCATATTTAAGAATATAGAAATAATTACTGCTaactactaaaaaaaaaagatattttggaaaagtcaaaatatttatgggtttttaaattaataatatatattacttatttttaatatattcataatattttctattcaataattaaaaatacttttcaataatTTGGGAGattaaccaatttattaaatttctaaaaagttaaaacaatctcatcttatcttattatctaaacacacatattttacaaattatttcatttcattttaatttaaaaattttattactattcaaaatatcccACTCATCTCATTTGAACGGCGTAACAAAACGAGATCTAATACCCATgttcaatcatttttattttttgctagaaCGTGTCTTATACACTTGGATGAGTAATAAACACTTCTCGCTTCTTTGGTTTATTAACTATACAAAAAACGTggcctttttcctttttcctttttgtaatGTTGTGGATGAGTAATAAACacttctctcttcttttgttaTCCAATTCCAACTTGGTCAGTACTTGATTTGGACGTTATCAAATAATTATTCTTGCCCAATACTCAATGAGTTGGAAAATCATGTCACCTTTCGTTGACCTCTATctgtaatgattttttttttataataataatagagtacaATATGAGATTATGAATTCAAGTGCATGTAtaaattacaagcaataatataAAAGAAGTTATCTCATTTTACGGTGGAGACACGAATCTTTTTTTGAGGGGTCAAACTTAGGGTTGCTGTGAATATACATCATCCAACATTTATTACAGCCCGAAAAACAATTAGAAAATGGAGCAAAGAAGAAAATTAGATAAGATAGTTGTCGAGAGAAGGTCGGATATCAACTAGCAACATTGTACGAATCTCGTGCTTTAATCAAAACTCGACAATATAAAGGAGGTAGTACAATATCGGTCGATGATTGCTGCAGTGGGACACGGTGCAGCAACAAGATGCAAGTAattgtaggtttttttttttttttaaaagaaatttacaaaataatcaaactaaGATATAGTCAGTTGAACTGTGTATTCATAAATTTTATACACTACatactatataattttttatttttttaaatttattttaattttattattcttaaaataattaaattcttttacttataattcatatatcacatatttgataagaaaaataaataaataaataatatgaaatatatgagacttatgaataaaatttttctaattggttatatatttaacagtcaagaaatatcttaaaaaaatatctccAACCGATtatctaaataattatatattttttccaaaggttttttttttttcagttgggATGTGAAAATACGCGGGATGCACAAGAATTGGACGAATAAAGAATATACTgaaattaaaaatgatttaatattagcTGTCATTgtcaacataaaattaaacaattgtTACCACCAAATAAAGTtggaatgatacgaataatttattaatgaaaaatgtTTGTCTTCTTGTTTGTGGCTTCTGCTAAAAGTTAATATtgagactttttatttttttatttaataattaaataaatatttaatatatatatatatatataattgaaaataaagaaCACAAACAACTTGAGGGATCCCTTAGCGGGGACTGTAGAGCCGCCCTTATTAATAGCAGGATATAAAGTTGGAGCAATGGGGTAGAGATTATTTGAGCAAGCGATTGAGACGTGCGCGTTTCTTGCTCAAGAAACATGTGCATGCTGACAATGCAATCTcgttaaaataaagaaaatggacAGATAATCGGGGTTTTCGGAAGAAACACATGTAAACTATTAATAGACATGATGGGCATGCACAGTTTAAATCAACAATTCTCATTTTCGCATGCCgaagtatattattaaaaaattattctttcgtataaaatcttaattttttttttaaataaatatataagatttgtacattttaaaattacaaatattatttcttgatTTTAAGATAAAAGGGCAGCgtgaaaaagattttttattttttatttatttaagaggaAAATTGTTGGGTATGAATGGGTTATGTTTGATGATGAGCGGAATGTCCAAAAGTATTATCGAGAGAATGTGAGCCCAGTATCCATTGTTATACCAGCGCCATTCCTAAGAAAAGTTGCAATTTAGTTGTAATCTAAAAGCCAAAGCACTTGAAGAGCAAAAGGTGACTCGCACCTGCTCTACTTCATGTTAAAGAGGTCCGTCTCTGAAAATAAATGATATCAATCTTCCAGCAAATAAGCCTAATATACATACAAAAAGCAAGCAACTGAAACATAGAACATAATCTTTGTTTTTTGGCTTTTCCTAGTTAGTTTTAAACAACATACCTAGGACAGAGGACCGAAATCAAATACATCGACGATGCAAAAACTAAATGAACTTCTGTATGGGAGCTGAAGCATAACCTATAACCCCAGAAAACAACACTGGAGAAAAGGTATGTTAACCTCTTGAACTGACCAGGATCACTCAACGCGTCTTGAACTGAAAACTGATTTAAATCTATCTCTCTATTTGTATCCTTTTGTCCCTTATGGGCAGCTCAATGGGCTTCTGAGCTTCATGTGGATGATCTGGACCCTTGTAAACCTTTAGGTGGTTGAACAAAGCTCTGCCAAGCTGcacacaaaaaaacaaaaaaacccacttttgaggCACATCGGTAGTAAAAAAATGTTGACTATAATAAAAAAGACAACTGATAAATTTAATGTATAATTGAAAATTTACTAAATCCCCATGTCGTTGAACAGGGCTCTGCCAAATTTCAAGACTTCCCCGATCGTGCGAGGTACTTCATAGTTCAGTTTCTGGCAATAATTCTCTAGGCtattacctctctctctctctctctctctctctctctctctctatatatatatatatatatattatatatatataaaggaattCTGAAGGTTATCCTATCGACAACACTGACCGCTAAAGTTCTTTAACCTGGTATTTTTACCCCTTGTAACTTGGCTCAGTACTTTTGAGATCCATTTTTAACTGTCTTGCGCTTATATAGTAATGATAGCAATGCCTCGTAACCAAACTAAGAGCTTCATAACATTAGGAGACCAGTTAATCAGACCTACTTAAGCAAAGTAGTCAACATTGTCCGTAAGAACATACAAGTGTCCtttaatgagtaatgctacgtacagtcatttttgcgtactctctgcgcactctactgatatgattggctagattaatttttttttttttaatatacaaccaatcacattactagagtgcacaaaagagtacgcaaaagtgactatacataaaatctttattaattaaatactgAGAACCAgcataaagagagaaaaataaaactttggCTTTGGATGGAGTTTCAAAGTAATGCATACAGAACAAGAATACAGAACAAGGAAATTTGAGCATAGAATGTAAATCACAACAACGGAAAATTAACAGAGAACCGAGCAGCAAGACTGGTTAACAGCTTGTTTCTCGTTGACACATATTAACGAATCCAGTAGATTCAAAGTGAAACCCAGCTTTGACAGCACTTTATGTAGCAATTATGcctaataagaataaaataaattccacAAACATGCATACAAGTAGAACAAACTCACCCTTTTGGGCCATGCTTTACATAGCAAGTACAcataataagaataaaagaaattgcaCAAACATGCATGTGTATATAACAAACTCACCCTTCCTTTGGGAAGCATACCGCGGACGGCATGTTCAATAATTCTTTCTGGAATTCTCTGCTGTAGCTGGTCAAATGTTTCCACTTTCATACCACCTGGTCGTCCTGAATGCCTCCTGTAGAGCTTTTGGGTCCTTTTCTTACCAGATACAGCTACTTTTTCtgcatttatcttttaattcaaGTATAACAAAATCATTTAGGACTCTGTCTATGAACCATGTAACTAATCTATGTAAGAAAGCACATAAGGACTATCAACACAAGACATTGGTAAGCAAGAACATATATCTCTAGTTGTGCACATGTTTGTTGTTCTATCTCCCGTTGTCAGgacttatttctctttttcatgCGTGCATAGATCATTCTCTGTACTCAGGCAATACCTCATTTATTCattaataagattttaacttaattgtcaatatataaatacacacacacacgtatatCAGTTCATTACTTTACTAAAAAAAAGTCCCACCGTGTAAAAACAAGACATCATCACCTTTGCTtggttaaataaataaaattccttCATTGCAGATTAATAAtttccacaaaaaataaaacaaaacacagtGGTGACATTACCTACTGCTGGTTTAAAAATTCAGCATCAAAATCTGATACTTAAAATTGGCAATAGAACCTGGTAATTCACATGATAGTAGAGACCTAACATCGAGTAAGAAAATTTACAGAGATACAAAATTGCCAAACATACTTTGTCAAGCCAGCCAAGTACAATGACTCGAAGGTATGCCTTCAAAAGGCCTAATTGCATCTACCAGAAGCACGGGAAGCATTACAAGTAAAGCCTTCCCTTTAAGAACATAAATCTCTAACTCCTACTCTTTGCAACATTTGTGCTGTATCTACAGAACTCCTTACCCAGCACAATGCTTAACTTCAGATGGAAATCATGCAACTCCAAGATCAAACTAAGCCAAAAGATGATAATCCATTTGGTTCTCCTTGATACAAACACGAGGTGACATGCGTGTAATTACATAGACAATTTGTTATAACcaataaaactttattaaagAGGGCAAAAGGCCCAATCAAAGTACATATGAATACACACCTTCATACCTAGACGTGTGATATGCACATTGTCAACCAAGCCAATATATAAAGATCAATAGTGAGAACAACAAGGTGACATTGTCAACAAAGCCACTAGAAAACAGATCAATAGTCCGATAAGAAAGGTAACAAAACTCATGTGAACCACAAGCCATCTTCACGATGAGCTTagactaataaataaaaagacttGACAGAAAACTCCGAAGTTGAGGACTAAAAGAACAAATAGATGAATTTTACAAAACCGGGGGACCATGAGAATTAAATCCTTGACAATCCCAAGAGCAGACAATGTGGTCTATATTATTCACTTCATCGTGAAGAAAAGTATGCATAAGTTATAAGTATACAAACCACATACCACAATCACGAATGCCCCCATGTCCACGCTGGGAGTATAGGTAGCCAGATTTTTCCCACGGATGTAAATGGAAATAGTCGACGCCAGTCTTCCAAGAATTTTGTCCGTAGCATCAACAATGTACCACGGTTTATCCGTGTTCACATGATCTGCAGCTTTGGGATACCAAGTCGTGTTCCAAatgtcctttaaaaaaaaaagtaaataacaaaAGGATTCATTGACGGGTATTCATATTTCATACcaagcaagcaagcaagcaGGAAAGGCGAAGTACAATCACAGATTTACATTAAAGTGGgtagaaaaaatataatgcaTCCCCAACCTGAACAGTATAGGTAAGAGGAATAACTTGTCTGAGTCCTTAGAAAGTAGACATCAGTTCACAATCTTAAGAGTGGTGAAAGTTCCAAACATGCGGTAAGAGAATTAGAAGCAGCTATGCTCATCATTAAAAGAAGCAATTGGGAGATCAGCAAAACCCTATCAGAGAACAAAGAATTTGACAAAAACAAATACGAATTGTGGACGATAATGCCTTATTAAGAGACAAAAATTACATGGACTCGGCATAGGTTGTCAGGTGCAGGCATGTGCCTTATGTTAGGAAAGAACATCTAAAACCTTTTCCATTCCCACATTTTCCTCGCaagcgcagagagagagagagagagagagagagagagagagagagagagagagagagagagagagagagagagtttacagCGCCATTGACTTCGGAGTCCTCAAACATCCATCGCTGATCTGTGGGGACGAGAGAGAGGTCCTGGCACCGAACCTGGAAACACCCATGGGAGTTTTTACTGAGACGAAACGAGCACGGCTTTGATAGAGCCAAGGAGAACCCAACGAATGGGTTATTCACAACGCCGCTGCTACTGTTCTTATTCTTTTgagaagatgaaaatgaagaagTACATATGGTTGAGACCGCTACCGGCGATGAAACGCACAGCATCGCCatgtctccctctctccctcacgctcGTGTTCTCTCTGGTTTGATGATATAGCGGATAAGAGTCTTCGGCTAGTGGTGAGCGAAGACGGAATGGACAAAAGGAgtgattttatttctctttttcggTCTTTTCAGTTTTACGATTTTCTCCATTTCCAGAGGCAATTCAATATTTATTCTctctaataatttattttacagaATTGGGTATTTCTCTGACTAAGATAAagtatttaacttttaaataaaataataaaaataatttatacaaatcatCACTAGAAAAGTAAGGGTGCTACCTGCATCATACAATATGGAATAAATCCCCCCACCCCTGCATGAGGCAGATGGAGAAAATTTTCCTGTCCCCCGCTCCCGGTGTGCGTGGGCAGGATATCCCGTCCAGTATGATAGGGTGCAGATTGGGGGGCAATTCGTCCTCTCCCCGCACCCTTTCTAGGCCTTGAAGTAATTTCTGGGTAAAAAATAACCCAAAAATCTTAGTAAtgggccaaaaatggcccacaagttttttttttttgtccaaaaaAGCTTATGAGTcattttcagcccataaaattataagtaaaaaaaaattaaaaaccagaataaaaaaaaaaaaaagtatcttggatgttaattgattttatggctaataaaaaTTACTAGTCTAAGaatctaatactaataaactaataataataactaaattattacaaaattgaaaggttaaacaattacaaaattataaacataaaagtgtccaatggacattgtatcaatattacaaatcattgaaaacaaaatatgtacaaataattaaaaattgaatattctaaagagggACTGATAGAgctgtcagctgtggcttgtctttgactgTGAGTCTGTGACACTTGGGACGGCCCGGGCTtgaacacatttttatgttaCAAAGGTGCTAGAcgtcgtctcatgtgttactacaaaaattaatattaaaattaataacgatgaaatcaaaataataaaatataatataattaccaggtggtccaaatccaaaCTCATCACCACCCTCGTCgtttttcttaaaatctaaaatattcggaacatgaatatcatttctcatcgtCTAACTCTGTGtacatatcaatgcctctatagttgtaggagacaataaATTatggaaaggatccaatatacaacctccggtactaaaagctgactctgaggcaatggTGCTAATAAGGATTGCCAAAATACAGcaggcaatctcagaaatgatgggatatttctttgaggcattcttccaccatcctaatatatcgaaattatcattatcatcttggatcatatccgctgacaaataatTGTCTAACTCGAAAACCACCTTCGTAGATTGATAGACTAGTGTGaaattctgtgcgagggtcttagtccacggcattttgtgcttctttgtaggaggcccggtcatggtgtctgtagaaggcgtAGAGGTAGGTGTATATGTCTtggatgtagtaccacccttaattgcattaaacttATCATACAATTTAGTCAAGGTATCTTGGGCCAATTCATCAATAAGTTCAGTCCATACCTAATCGTGAGCAAAtctcaacccatataacaagcctgaaactttcagatggggatcaagaataatagccacatataacaaaatattcattctagtcaaatctctccaatacttgtcatattttagcatcatagTCACTGTCATCCCCATCATCCTTTCATTGAAACCCCtgcgcatatcttctaattattcttttatcctacatatttgttgataaaactcatgggatgtagggtacaaagaaccagatatattcaatgtgacatcataaaataatccaaaaaaattaacaaaagtaTAAACTatcacccaatcatcatcattaggctttcataatcccccgtgctcatcaaagtattggacatattggatgtcttcatcacccaataattggaaggctgccttatattcttgggctgcctccaacatcaataaggttgagttccatctggtaggaacatcagtacaaagacccttattcgatgttatgcctgcagcctttgcagcaactttgaatttcttcaatctagaaggagaagacctcacaaatttcacagtcattctaactcgtgcaactaAATCATCAACATTTTTCAACTCCTTAGTgacaatgaaatttaaaatatgtgcagcacatctaacatgtaaatattcaccacccaaaaatgtcttatttgcatctttaagataattttttaaatatcccaATGCAACATCATTAGATGACACATTATTAACCGAAATAGTCAAAatcttttccaacccccactcctttattgcagccttcaaggccttcccaatcgtcccacccttatgatcagttatttgacaaaatttaataatctttttgtgcaaaacccaatcagaatcaacaaaatgcacagtcaacgacatataattcatattttggatagaagtccaagtatcggtagtgaggcaaattACCAAACCAGCTAATTGGCctcttaaaacatatttatcacgaaagtacatcttcttaatatcctttgccacagtgtgacgagaaggaaatacaaatttcagttccaactcttggacaaattcttggaacccttcactctccacaaactgaaaaggtagctcgtccatgataatcatacgagctaacttccttctacactcatcggaattatacttcgtataccccttcaatgttggaccCCAGCCCCACTACTCTCATCcaccattttaatatctagtctagattgacctTTTTCTATTGAGGAtcttaaaattggactcttcttgcatcgTTCCTCTAAATGGACTTTCAGCTAGGATGTACCATATTTCTTATAGTGACATCTATAAATTTTctcacagtgattacatttagcttgtgggttgttggggtcaccaccctTTAGTTTAGTAAAGTGTTGTCAAACTATGGATACATGTTTATTGCCATGTGTGGGTTTCGGGGCAGGGTAAGGTGTACTCCTTATAAAAGTAGGAATAGGGTTAGGTTATGGGGTAGGGGTATTGGCTGGGCAAGGCGAGCTATGACTAAAATCTGAAGATATTCCTGATTCtccaacacaaaaaaaaaaaaaaaaaaaatcaaagtgcaATTTAACACAATCATTAAAAAACTACATACAAATAGTAGACCCacacatctttttaattttttctttaaattgattgaaaccccaaaaaccTTTTAGAAACCCCTCAATTAACATGCatgcataaaattattaaaaatcatatatgatgtcattcaagtatttaatatcatgtataaaagagtataaaatataaaataataaataaataaattataaaatgatagtAACTATTTTATCTTATAGACACGCACACAGGtgattgtatattatataaaaaggtTCATATGCAATCCAAATGAAATTAAGTATggtttatatatagaaaaatactttaacaaaatttatgaacttaaataaatttataatatacgttagattataataaaagtaactaaTTTACCTTAACAAAAAACcctaatttgtttgttttcaattaatttagggtttgggCACTAAATTGTATTctcaaactacaaaaaaaattagagtttcAGATTAGAACCCTAATTTAAATTAGAGTTCCAATCCTAAaccctaaaataatttttaatttaggggtttcaatcaatgaaacccccaaaaaaattaaagtttcgAATTGGAaccttaaattaaattagggttccaatctgaaaccctaaatcaatttaggagtttcattgattgaaaccccaaaattgATTTAGTTGTTTCAATCAATGATACCCATAACAATCtgaattctaaaataatttaggggtttcattgattgaaactcctaaaattaatatttcggattggaaccctaatttaatttagggttccaatccaaaaccttaacccctaaatcaatttagaggTTTTCAATacaattaaatttacaaaaaaaacaatcaatttaGACGGAATCCAAAACAATCATAGTAAGAAAACCCTAACACTGAATACACGTGCACAATGATCACGAATCCACAACACACAAGTCACAAATCTCAttctccatctccgattcaacccatcATTTCTCTAATTTCTGATCAaaacttaacaaaaataaaaaacaacggAGAAAAAGCATACGAGCTAACTTACCGTGTACCGTCGGCGTGCGTCTGacgtcgtgcgagagagaggagagaacgaGAGCGACTCCAAGTCTCCGACCGAGACTGTAAGAGGGAGGAGAGAACGGGGTACTGgggtaggagagagagagagagagagagagagagagagagagagagagagagagagagagagagagagagagagagagagagagagagagagagagagagtcgggagagagagagagagagagagagagagaggcttgcTGAAGGGAGGGGGCGACGCCCGGAGGGAtagacaaaacggcgccgtttcattaaGTGGCCTAATGAAACCGTTTCATAGATAAAACGACgttgttttgttatatacaaaacgatgttgttttatctataatttgtatttattatatatataatatatatttatattatattatatatataacgagGCGAGACGGGGGAAAACCAGACCGGGGTCGTGGCGTATCCGTCCCTAGCTTCTGCTGGGGGTGTTCCATACGGGCGGGGTCCCCCGTATCTTGCCGTTACGGTGCGGATGCCTCGCGGGTGCGGGGCGGAGCAGCGGGTTCCGGGGCCCCACTGCCCACCCCTATAGAAAAGAGAAATCTCATATAAAtccttataaaaaaatggataccatctaaaaaaaatataaaaactatttttcattaaaaggacctaattttttataaataatttatatgaaacttgtctatttaatatttatacttagtattactcataaaataaattccCTTTTATTCCTAATTTATGCAGTGaaatcatttcaactcatttaatccaatcattgcaattttttctaaattttcaaataaaatataataaataattcaaatttttcaaattttaaaataaaaataatattttattcgacttttaattttaatttcttctttatTCACTATTCAAACCAGGCTTAATTGTCTCTCTAGTACATAttctttagaatttttcttataaaagtgAGGTGGGAGGtaaaatcattacaacttttactactttcaaataaaatataaaacttaatacaactttttgaaactaaaattatattcaaataattttgcaactttttaatatttttattcgacttttatttttttatttttcaaaattcaataaaacattttaactcaaaccatttcactattattcacagtcCAACTACTATTGGCGATGTGTTTTGTACACCCTAGTTGAGTTCTAGCAAACCAAGTCAGGATCTTGCTACGTGCAACACAAAGACAAAGGTGAGCTCGATGGTAGTTTGGGAATTCTCCGATGTCAAAGTCAATATTTATTC
This window harbors:
- the LOC122290291 gene encoding 50S ribosomal protein L13, chloroplastic-like, yielding MAMLCVSSPVAVSTICTSSFSSSQKNKNSSSGVVNNPFVGFSLALSKPCSFRLSKNSHGCFQVRCQDLSLVPTDQRWMFEDSEVNGADIWNTTWYPKAADHVNTDKPWYIVDATDKILGRLASTISIYIRGKNLATYTPSVDMGAFVIVINAEKVAVSGKKRTQKLYRRHSGRPGGMKVETFDQLQQRIPERIIEHAVRGMLPKGRLGRALFNHLKVYKGPDHPHEAQKPIELPIRDKRIQIER